TGGATCATCAACTACAGGAGTAAAGAAGTCCAGAGTTTGTATTAATGCCTTGTCATTATCTATTTTATAAACAGCTGCATCATCAGAATGCTCATAGCCTACGATTAAATTTTCATGGTATTTTTGTGGAATTTTTTCTAATGCTTTTGCCAAATCCTTTGGCCCTATTTTAGCTGCTCAGCCAGCTGATTTTGTTAATTGAGTCAATTTTACACTTTTCATTGTTCTCTCACTTTCTTAACAATATTCAAACTTATACGTTTATAATATATCATAAACTCCATATAAAATAACACCCCATAAATGGGGTGTCTGGATTTTATATTAATTTTCTAGCTTCTTCAATTGCTTTATCATAATTTGGATGGTCAGTTGCTTCTTTTACATATTCCACATATGTTACTTTATTATTTTTATCTATAACCACTATTCCTCTTGCTAATAATCTAAGCTCTTCAATAACAAACCCGTAATTTAAACCAAATGATAAATCCTTATAATCCGAATACACTTTGACTTTATCTATGCCTTTTCCTACGCAGAATCTTTTCTGAGCAAATGGTAAATCGACACTTATAGTTATTATTTTTACATCTCCTAATTCTGAAGCTGTTTCATTAAAATGAGTAGTTTGAAATTCGCATACTGAAGTATCTAGAGATGGTACTACACTAATTATTTTTACACTAGCTGGCTCACTACTAAAAACAAATGGATTTAAATCATTGTCTACTACTGTAAAATCTGGAGCATTATCTCCCACTTTTATTTCGTTTCCCAGTAAAGTTATAGGATTGCCTTTCATTGTTACTATATTTTGTCTTTTATTCATTATAATCTTCCCTTCTTTGATAATATGATTAAATGCTTAAATTATCACACTAAATCTTATATACCCAAATAATCAATATTAAACTTATAAAAGTTACATAGATTAACTAAAGTAAAAATTTATAATACGAATTGAAGTTTTAGTTTATATTTAAGAGTAAAAAAGCTACTAATCTATTGTTACCTTATCTTTAATATCAGAAAATTTTTTATCTCCGATTCCAGATACATCATTAAGCTGATTAATTGAAGTAAATTTGCCTAGTTCATCTCTTTTATCCAATATTCTCTGCCCCAGGACGTCTCCAACACCGGGAAGTGTTTTTAATAACTCAATATCTGCAGAATTTATATTTACAAGGTTAGACGATGAATTCATCTGGTTTAAATTTGTGACATTAAGTACATTCGTATCTCCTATTGCAGGAATTATATAGTGTCCTTCCTCTTCTAATACTAGAGCTAGGTTTACAGCATTTAAGTCAGCTTTTTCCGTAAGGCCTCCACATATTTCTACTGCATCTATTAATCTTTTTCCTTTTTCTATTTCAACAACTCTTTGATTTAAAACTTCTCCGCTTACAAAAACAGTTACATTGCTGTTTTCCTCTTGCTCATAATTTTCTTCTTCAGTATCATCAGCTATAGATTCATCTTGCATTATAGAGCTATCAGTATCTCCAATGATGTATTCCTTGCTATTGGCATTAAGGTTTATAACCATAACTGTAAGTAAAGTAAATACTAAAATAATAGTTATTAAAAGATATTTATTTTTGTTCTTCATAATAATCTCCCTTTTAATATTCTTATAGTTAAACATTTCTTCATAAAATCAAAAACTCCTTTATTTTTTAAATTTTTTCTCTAGTTCTAGAATCAAATTATCATAGTATGTTATACTAAATTCTAGTAATTGTTATTGGAGGTATTTAATGAAAACTAAATTATGCTTTGTTTATGGAATTATTACTATATTATTTCTCAACTTATTTATTAGCTCTAGCTTCGCATCTCCCATTGAGCCTGATATATCAGCTGAAGCAGCAATATTAATTGAGATAGATAGCGGAGAAATTCTCTACGAAAAAAATGCTAATGCTCCAATGTATCCAGCATCAACTACAAAAATAATGACAGCACTCTTAGCTCTTGAACATTTAAATTTAGAAGATAAAATTACAGTCCCTGAAGATATGGGGCCAGCAGATGGAAGCGCTATGTATCTGCTCCCTGGAGAAGTATTCACTGTTAGAGAACTCTTAGATGGCTTATTAGTTAAATCAGCAAATGATGCTGCAGTCCTTTTAGCCAGAACTATATCAGGTGATATTCAAAGCTTTGCAACTTTGATGAACCAAAGGGCAAAAGATATCGGCTGTGCTAATACAAGCTTTGCAAACCCTAATGGTCTTCATGACCCTAGCCATACAATAAGCGCACATGATATGGCTTTAATAGCTAGAGAAGCTATGAAAAATGCTACTTTTAGAGAGCTTGTATCACAAGTAAATGTAACTCTTAATGAAACGCCTCAAACCCCAGAAAAAAGATATTTTAGAAATACAAACAGGTTTTTATGGTCTACGAGTAAAATAATCTATAACAACGAATACATACCAATAAAATATGAGGTAGTTGACGGTATTAAAACCGGCTATACAGGAGAAGCTGGCAATTGTTTAGTTTCAAGTGGGAAGAAAAATGATATTAGAGTAATTTCTGTAGTGTTTAAAGCTTCCGGATACGATGTTTACAGAGATTCTAGACTTTTACTTGATTATGGCTTTGATAATTTTGAGAAAAAAACTCTTATAAAAAAGGATACTGTGCTCGGGAGTCAGCCTATAAACTACTCCTCTCAAGGAAGCTTGGAATATGGTACTAAAGAAAATTTTGTGGTTCCTTATCTTAAGTCTAGTTTACCAGTATATAACACTAAAATTATGTTAAATGATTTAAAACTACCTATTTCTAAGGGAGATATTGTTGGAAAACTAGTTATTAGTAATGATAAATCTACAAACGAACTTACTCTTTTTGCCCTTAACAATGTCGAGTCTATATTTAATTTCAACTTTATTAAACAGATATTTACATATAATTCTTCAAGTATACTAAAATATTTAGGTTATTCATTATCAAGCTTATTTGTTCTATTTATTGGATTTAGATATTATGTTTATTGCAAGAGAAAAAAAAGATTAAAAAGAAAATCTTATCGTAAACTATATTAAGGCTTTTAATTTCTGCGTTTTTTTGGTTTAATATATATAAGCACAATATTTAAAAAATTTAACCAATTTTACAAGGAGGTAATTCCAATGGTAAAATTATTAATCGGTGAGGCTGGTAGTGGTAAAACAAAAGCAATGATTCAAATGGCAAATGAATCGATTGAGTTAGTAAAAGGCGAATTAGTTTATATTGAATCAAGCAGTAAGCATATGCATCAACTTCATCGAGATATTCGATTTATCTCCACTCAAGATTTTAATCTTGATACTTTTTCTTCAATTTATGGCTTTATTTGTGGCTTGGTCAGCGAGAATTACGATATTGAAAAAATCTTTATCGACGGTCTAGATAAGATAATTAATCCTTTGTCTGCTGATTTAATATCGTTTATTGACGGTATTGATAAATTATCAGATAAACATGAGTTTGAAATTATCATTTCAGCTAGCATTTATGACCAAGCTGTTTTAGAAAAAGTTCAAAAATATTCTCATAACTATGAAAAGGTAAGTTTATAATTTTAAAAATAAAAACACTTCAAATTAGAAGTGTTTTTATTTTTTCTTTTTTAGTTATGAAGGTTATTAAATATTTTTTTAATTAAATATTTTCGAACATAAGGTACAACCCGTAGCTGTTGCAGCAACTCCTCCAAGAGCAGTTTCTCTAAGTTCTACCGGCATGCTTCTTCCTACTTTATACATAGATTCTACAACCTCATCAAAAGGAATTATACTATCGATACCTGCTAAAGTCATCTCCGCACTAATAAGAGAATTTGTAGCTCCAATAGCATTTCTTTTCTGGCAAGGTGCTTCAACTAAGCCTGCAATTGGGTCGCATATTAATCCCATAATATTCTTGATACATATTGCTGCAGCATCTAGACACTGCTTTGGTGTACCACCCATAAGTTCACAAACTGCAGCAGATGCCATCGCTGCAGCACTTCCTGTTTCAGCTTGGCAACCTCCTTCGGCCCCAGCAACAGTTGCATTCATAGTTACAACCATTCCTATTCCAGCAGCTGTAAATAGAGCTTTTGTCATCTGTTCATCAGTAAAACCATGAGCTTCTTGAATTGCAGTTAAAACTCCAGGTATAATACCACACGAACCAGCTGTTGGTGCCGCTACTATCAGACCCATTGAAGCATTTACTTCTAACACTCCCATTGCGTATGCCATAGCTTTCGACGTTGTAAGTCCGCTTATATTTTTATTGTTTTCAATTTGCTTAATAAGTTTTTTTGCTTCTCCACCTATTAATCCACCCATAGATTTTATATCTTCTGTTAAAGATTTGTGAACTGCATTCTTCATAATAATAAATGACTTATGCATTTGAGCAAAGACTTCATCTTCTGTTTTACTATAGTTATTCATTTCAAGCTTAATCATAATATCAGAAATCATTAGATTTTCTTTGCTACATAAATCCAATAATTCTTTTCCATTATTAAATTTCATACAATCTCTCCTCTTTAAAAAATACTACATTATATAGAAATTAAAAAAGTATCAATTATATACTCATGTTCCTTCAATTTAAGTAATATATCTTCAGATACCTTTTCATCAAGTTCAAGCATAGTAAAAGCTTTTTCTCCCAAAGATTCTCTGAACAGGCTCATAAAAGCTATATTAATATTATTTTCACTTAAAACTTTTGTTATATGAGCAACTACTCCTGGTTTATCAATTTGTTGAACCATTATAGTAGCATATTCTCCAGTAAATTTAACATCTATACCATTTATTTGTCTTACTAATACACTGCCTCCTCCAATTGATTCTCCAACCAAACTCATAGAAGCGTTCTCACCTAGAATATCAATTCTAACTGTATTTGGATGCATCTCAGGTGTAGTTTCTCCTTCAACGAAAGAATATTTCAAATTATTTTTATCTGCTATCTCAAATGAATTTCTAATTCTGTCATCGTCAGTATCAAAACCCATTATTCCACCTAGTAAGGCTCTATCAGTACCATGCCCTTTATAGGTTTTTGCAAATGAACCATAAAGAGTAAATTTCACTTCTTTAATTGTTCCTTTAAATATTTTATAGGCAATTAGAGAAATTCTCAAAGCTCCAGCTGTATGGGAGCTAGATGGTCCTATCATAATAGGTCCTATAATATCAAATACACTTATTTTTTTCATAAAACACCTCTGAAATATATTTTAATTAATTATTCGACTATATAGCTTCTACAGTAATCTCTTCTGCATCTTTCCATAGTCTTTCCAAATTATAAAACTGTCTATCCTCTGTTTTAAATACGTGTATAATGTAATCTCCATAATCTAAAAGTATCCAGTTCGAGCTAGAAGTTCCTTCTTTAGCTCTTACGAAAATATCATGCTCTTCAAGTTCCTTTTCAATGTTATCAGTTATTGATTTAACCTGTCTTTCATTTGATGCACTTGTAATAATGAAATAATCTGCAAGCGATGAAATATTACCAATTTTTAATATTTTTATATCTTCACCTTGCTTATCATCAATTGCCTTGTAAACTAATTTTATGCTTTCCTCAATATTCATTTAATTCCTCCTCTAAAAATCTTTTCCAATTACAATCAATACATCTGGCTCTATATTTTGATATTTTTCAGCTTTCTGTACTATTTTACCTTTGCCTAAAATCTTTTTGACTGTATTAGCTAATTTTTTATTGTCCTTATAATAAATTATAGTCTCATCATATGAAAATTTATCAGCATTTCCAGTTTTTGATATAGTAAAATCTTCAATCTTCAAAAGATCAGATGCACGTGTAGCAACTCCATTTTTACCAGACCCGTTTAAAATAATAATCTGAGCATCTTTTTCATTAACAACAGGTGTTTCTAGTGCTTGATTTGAATTCGTACTTGAATCAGAATTATTTTCTTCAGTACTATTTTCATCTAAAATTTCTGGATAATTTCCTGACATTAGAAATTCCAAATCACTTTTTAAAGTTTCTTCATCTATTTTGTAGTAAGAAATTCCATTAATTGTAGCAGCATCACCTGGCACAACAGATTTTTGAATTTCAGCAGGTTTTATTTTCAAACCTTCTTTCGCTAAATCAAGCATATCTTTTTTGCTCATATCAGTATCTACATACATAAACAAAGTTTCTATGTACTGAGGAACTCTAATTATCGATGCAGGTGACATAACTTTTTCTAGTACGGCTTGTATGAACTCTTGCTGAGCATTAATTCTTCCTAAATCTTGGTTCGCATATCCTTTTCTAAAACGTAAATACTCCATAGATTTTTGTCCATCTAATATTTGTCTTCCCTTTTTTAAATCTATTTTAAGTGGTGGTGTGGCATAAGGGTCAGAATATTTCATATTCATAGGAACATCAATCTCAACTCCCCCTATATCATCTATCGTTTTAAATAAGGCTTGGTAGTCCACTCTAACATAGTGATGAATCGGAATCTGAAGCAAATCCTTTGTTGTTTTTAAAGCTAAATCCACGCCTCCATAAGCATGAGCGTGATTTATTTTATCCATACCCTGTCTTCCTCTAATCTTAACCCTGCTGTCTCGCGGAATCGATAAAATAAACGCTGTGCTAGTCTTCGGGTCAATACTTAGTAGCATCATAGTATCTGTTCTTGAAGTATTCGCTTCATACTTACCGTTAAGAGCATCAATTCCCAGCATAAGAATATTTACTCTTTCCTTTTTTACTTTTGTATCCAATTCTTCAGTTTTAACTGCAGCTTCTATAGTTTTATCAACTTCATCTTTTTCGAAATAGAAGTAAAATCCAGCTCCAAATACTAAGGTAAATATCATAAAAAAGCTTATAAAAATCTTTAGAAAATGTTTCACACACAGACTCCTTTCTCATTTAGAATACTTAAAAGATAATTTCTTGCTTCAACTGTCCTAGTATGAACAATTTTATTTTCGTCAATTAGATGTATAATTGTTCCATTAAAGGCAGTATATAAAGCTAAATTATAATCTATATCTACTAAGTTTCTTATTTTATCTACACCAGGATAGTCTCTATTTTTTTCGATATAGTCTGCCAAACAAATTAATTTTTCAAGCTCGCTCATTTTTTTTCTTCCTGTAGTATGGAACTCAATTGCATTTAACACATCATTATCATTAACATTGTAATTGTTTTGAGCTATATGTCTTGCAATTTTACCATGCATTAGCTCTTTATTGCCATACTCAATATCATCAAAGTCTAATTTATTAGCTTTAGAAAATTCAAGCATATTCTTCTTGCTCATCCCTTTAGCATAATCGTGAAATATTGCTGCTAGCCTTGCTCTTTCTTTTGAAACTGAAAATTTTTCAGCTAACTCATCTGCAGAATCGATTACTCCTAATATATGTATGTACCTTTTTTCGCTTACATTCTTTTTTAGCTCTATCATTATATCTTCCATATATCACCTAGCTCTATAAAGATTGTGCTTATAAATATATCTCTCTACTTGATTGTCCACCATGTAAGTTATACTTTTATTATTGTATATATTTTGTCTTATTTCAGTAGATGAGATATCAATAACAGGAGTTTCAAAAAAATCTACTTTATCAAGAAAATCTTCAGTCAAATTGATTAAATTTCCTGCACTTTGAGTAGTTCTTGATACAACTACAAATCTTGTATATTCAGGGAGCAGTTCATAATCTTTCCACGTATGAATGGTTTCAATAGTATCATAACCTACTATAAAATATATCTCGCTATCTAAGTAAACAGTTTTAAGTTGTTTTAATGTATCTATGGTATAAGTATTGCCTTTTCTATCTATTTCTATTAATGATGAAAAAAAATAATCATTGCTTGCGATAGCTAGATTAACCATATTATATCTATGAATTGCTTCTGAGACATTTAGCCCATCTTTGTGTGGTGGTTGTCCAGAAGGGATGAATAATACTTTATCCAAATTGTACTTAATTCTAACTTGTTCAGCTATAAATAAATGTCCATTATGAATAGGATCAAAGGTTCCACCCATAATACCTATTTTTTTATTTTTCATCTGATTGCTCCTGTTTCATCAATATAATCTATACTAACCTATATATTATACATTAATTATCTTATTTTACCAACCTTTACTCCTAGAATAAGGAATTCTAATGCAAGCTAGAATAAAAACTACCCTTACGGGTAGTTTAAATGAAGTCAAATATATTTTTCTTAACGAAAACTTTACAGTTTATTTAGGCAACTTGATTTTAGGATTGTTTTTTGACTTCTTATAGAGTGTAAATGTAAAACCTATAGCTTGTACAAACTCAGCATTAATTTCTTGTGCTAATGTATTGGCTGTATCTTTTGTATCCAGTCCAGAATTTTCTAATATTCTTATTTTTAGTATTTCTCTTTTTTCAAGCGCTTCCTCTATAGAAGCCTTGACAGAATCTGTAATGCCTTCTTTTCCAATATGAGACATTACTTCTAAGTTATTTGCCAAAGATTTTAAATACGCTCTTTGTTTTCCTTTTAGCATTTCATCACCTACTCATAATATTCAAACTCTAAATCATAAATTCTTACCGTATCTCCATCCTGAACTCCGATAGAACGAAGCTTATCAAATACTCCAGTTTTTTCCATGATACTTTGGAAATATCTTATAGACTCCATGTCTTCAAAATCTACTGAATATAATAGTTTTTCAAGTCTATTACCTTCTACTATAAAAATGTCATTTTCTTTATAGACTTTAATTTCATCAATATTCTGAGAGATAACCTTTGTTTCATCGTAAATATCTTCTTCATCAAATAAGTCTACTTCCTCTGCATCTTTTAGCATCTGAGAAATAGTATTTAAAATTTCATCTACTCCGCTTAGAGTAGCAGCAGACATGCTGTAAACCTTGTAACCTCTATTTTCTAATTCTGCCTTAAAATTATTATATATGTCAATATCATCTAAAATATCCATCTTATTAGCGACAACTATTTGAGGTCTAGATGATAATTTTTCATTATATTTTTTTAATTCTGTATTGATTTTTTCAAAATCATCTAAAGGATCTCTTCCTTCAATTCCTGATATATCAACAATATGAACTAGAACTTTAGTTCTTTCAATATGTCTTAAAAAGTCATGTCCTAAGCCTATCCCTTCGTTTGCACCTTCTATGATTCCAGGTATATCTGCAACCACAAAACTATCGCCATTTTTTAATTTTGTCACTCCTAAATTTGGTGTAAGAGTTGTAAAATGATAGTTGGCTATTTTAGGTTTAGCTTTAGATATTATTGAAAGGAATGTTGATTTACCAACATTAGGAAAACCAATTAACCCTACATCAGCTATAAGTCTAAGCTCTAATATAATGTTCTTTTCCTCTCCATCCTTGCCTGCTTTTGCAAATCCTGGGGCTTGTCTTACTGACGTCTTAAAATGAGTATTTCCTTTTCCGCCATATCCACCTTTTGCTGCAATAAACTCATCTCCATCATTTTTCAAATCCGCCATAACAAGACCAGTTTCTTCATCTTTAATAATTGTTCCAACTGGAACTCTTAGATATAAATCTTCTCCATGTTTTCCAAACATATTAGAGCCTTTTCCGTCTTCTCCTGGTTCAGCGACATATTTACTTTTATATCTGTAATCCATTAGAGTACGTAAATTTGAATCTGCAATAATTATTACATTTCCACCTTTACCGCCATCTCCACCTGCTGGTCCACCTGCTGGTACATAGATTTCTCTTCTAAAAGCAACAGCGCCGTTTCCACCATTTCCAGCTTTTATATATAACTTTGCTTTATCTACAAACATTTTCTCACCTTTTTTCTTCTATATACAAAATTAGGAGTGCTTAAAAGCACTCCTATAAGTATCTTATGTGTATACAACAAGGTTCCCTAACCAAGTAAGCAATTTAAAATCACTTAAATTAGTTGGTTTCTTATTCTGCTACAGCAGGATATATGCTGACTTGCTTTCTCTTCTTATCTTTTCTTTCAAACTTTACAACTCCGTCAACTAGAGCGAAAAGTGTATCATCTCCACCCTTTCCAACATTGTTTCCAGGATGTACTTTAGTTCCTCTTTGTCTTACAAGTATAGAACCAGCAGATACTTCTTGACCGTCATATCTTTTAACACCAAGTCTTTTAGATACAGAATCACGACCGTTTTTAGAAGAACCTACCCCTTTTTTACTTGCAAATAACTGGAGATCCATTTTAAACATGAATTACACCTCCTCTTTTCTTATATATATATAATCCGAATAGTTTTCCTTAATATTATCTAGCCCTAATCTTAGCGTATTAGTTAAAACTTGAACTTTCTCAAGCATACTAGGCTCTAAATCATCTGGAAGTTTAAAATATAAGTATCCGCTTTCAATTTTATACTCAATGTTTCCATCAAGTATATCTATTAACCCAAGTAGAATCGTTTGAGTTATTCCAGATATTGATGCGCAAACTATATCTTGTCCATATTCTGAAGAGTTAGCATGTCCGCTAATTTCAACACCATTAATATCATTTTTTTTAAACTTTAATACTATTTTCACCATATTAAGCGTTTATAGATTCAATAGTAATTTTAGTATATGGTTGTCTATGACCTTGCTTACGTCTGTAGTCTTTTTTAGCTTTATATTTGAATACAATTATTTTCTTAGCTTTACCTTGAGCTAAAACCTTAGCATTCACTTTATAAGCAGCAGCATCAGAGCCAGTCATCATTTGACCATCTTTAGAAACAGCAACAATTTTGTCTAGAGTTACAACATCTCCTTCAGCAGCGTTTAGCTTCTCTACGAAAAGAGTATCTCCCTCTTTAACCATATATTGTTTTCCACCAGTCTCAACGATTGCGTACATACAGCACCTCCTATTTCCAGTCTCGCCACGTAAGGTTTTTCATAATTGAAAATTAATACCTCAAATGAGCGGCTTCTTACAAATATTTATGATATCATAAGACCATAGAGCTGTCAACGAAAATTAACCTAAAAGTGAGCCTTTAAAGTCAATTTTTTTACGTCTATAAATTCAGCCTCAATAGTTATGTTAAGCTCGTTTTCTATATCATTTAAATATTGTTTTGTCGTTTCATTTAATATATATGGTATCTTAATCTTAAATTGCTTTTGATTTGTGTGCTTAGTAGCGTTGCTAAGCTCTATAAACAACTGGTTAAAATATAGTTCATCGGTTAAAACCTTTCCGAGTCCATCACATAATGGACAAGATTTAGTATATCTCTCATAGATATTTTCTTTATCTCTTTTTCTAATAATCTGCATAATCCCAAGCTCTGTTATTGAAGTTACTGAGGATTTTTTCCCATCTTTTTTTAAAAGCTCTGTTACCTTATTAATTAGTTTAATTTTGTTTTGGTTCTCTTTCATATCCATGAAATCAATTAAAATAATTCCCGATAAATCTCTTAGTAGTATTTGTCTTACTGCCTCGTCAGCAGCAATCAAATTTATTTCGAGGGCATTTTTCTCAAATCCAAGCTTATAGTTAGCATTACCACTATTTACATCTATTATATGGCATGCTTCCGTACTCTCTACAAATAAAGATATATTATTATTAACTTCAACTTTCTTTTGAAACAAGTTTCTAATCTGAGAGGTGAGCTTCAAGTAATCAAATAAAAACTCCGTATCGATAAAAGTTGGAGTAATTATCTGAATTTTGGATTTTAGCGAATTTTCAATATGCTTTAAAAGCTGTTTATCGTTACATATTAATTTATCAATACTTTCAGGGTTTGACTTAAAAATGAATTGCTCTATAGGATCATACTGAGTGTATATAAGTTTATTATTTAATCCTAGCTTGGATTGTTTCTCAATTTCATTCCAAATATCGAATAACTTATCAATATCACTTTTGATTTCACTTTCACTTACATTATAGGCTAAGGTTCTTATCACTATGCCTACAGAAGTTCC
This is a stretch of genomic DNA from Acetoanaerobium sticklandii. It encodes these proteins:
- the tpx gene encoding thiol peroxidase; its protein translation is MNKRQNIVTMKGNPITLLGNEIKVGDNAPDFTVVDNDLNPFVFSSEPASVKIISVVPSLDTSVCEFQTTHFNETASELGDVKIITISVDLPFAQKRFCVGKGIDKVKVYSDYKDLSFGLNYGFVIEELRLLARGIVVIDKNNKVTYVEYVKEATDHPNYDKAIEEARKLI
- a CDS encoding helix-hairpin-helix domain-containing protein: MKNKNKYLLITIILVFTLLTVMVINLNANSKEYIIGDTDSSIMQDESIADDTEEENYEQEENSNVTVFVSGEVLNQRVVEIEKGKRLIDAVEICGGLTEKADLNAVNLALVLEEEGHYIIPAIGDTNVLNVTNLNQMNSSSNLVNINSADIELLKTLPGVGDVLGQRILDKRDELGKFTSINQLNDVSGIGDKKFSDIKDKVTID
- a CDS encoding D-alanyl-D-alanine carboxypeptidase family protein, whose amino-acid sequence is MKTKLCFVYGIITILFLNLFISSSFASPIEPDISAEAAILIEIDSGEILYEKNANAPMYPASTTKIMTALLALEHLNLEDKITVPEDMGPADGSAMYLLPGEVFTVRELLDGLLVKSANDAAVLLARTISGDIQSFATLMNQRAKDIGCANTSFANPNGLHDPSHTISAHDMALIAREAMKNATFRELVSQVNVTLNETPQTPEKRYFRNTNRFLWSTSKIIYNNEYIPIKYEVVDGIKTGYTGEAGNCLVSSGKKNDIRVISVVFKASGYDVYRDSRLLLDYGFDNFEKKTLIKKDTVLGSQPINYSSQGSLEYGTKENFVVPYLKSSLPVYNTKIMLNDLKLPISKGDIVGKLVISNDKSTNELTLFALNNVESIFNFNFIKQIFTYNSSSILKYLGYSLSSLFVLFIGFRYYVYCKRKKRLKRKSYRKLY
- the sdaAA gene encoding L-serine ammonia-lyase, iron-sulfur-dependent, subunit alpha; translated protein: MKFNNGKELLDLCSKENLMISDIMIKLEMNNYSKTEDEVFAQMHKSFIIMKNAVHKSLTEDIKSMGGLIGGEAKKLIKQIENNKNISGLTTSKAMAYAMGVLEVNASMGLIVAAPTAGSCGIIPGVLTAIQEAHGFTDEQMTKALFTAAGIGMVVTMNATVAGAEGGCQAETGSAAAMASAAVCELMGGTPKQCLDAAAICIKNIMGLICDPIAGLVEAPCQKRNAIGATNSLISAEMTLAGIDSIIPFDEVVESMYKVGRSMPVELRETALGGVAATATGCTLCSKIFN
- the sdaAB gene encoding L-serine ammonia-lyase, iron-sulfur-dependent subunit beta, translated to MKKISVFDIIGPIMIGPSSSHTAGALRISLIAYKIFKGTIKEVKFTLYGSFAKTYKGHGTDRALLGGIMGFDTDDDRIRNSFEIADKNNLKYSFVEGETTPEMHPNTVRIDILGENASMSLVGESIGGGSVLVRQINGIDVKFTGEYATIMVQQIDKPGVVAHITKVLSENNINIAFMSLFRESLGEKAFTMLELDEKVSEDILLKLKEHEYIIDTFLISI
- the rsfS gene encoding ribosome silencing factor, with amino-acid sequence MNIEESIKLVYKAIDDKQGEDIKILKIGNISSLADYFIITSASNERQVKSITDNIEKELEEHDIFVRAKEGTSSSNWILLDYGDYIIHVFKTEDRQFYNLERLWKDAEEITVEAI
- a CDS encoding LCP family protein — encoded protein: MKHFLKIFISFFMIFTLVFGAGFYFYFEKDEVDKTIEAAVKTEELDTKVKKERVNILMLGIDALNGKYEANTSRTDTMMLLSIDPKTSTAFILSIPRDSRVKIRGRQGMDKINHAHAYGGVDLALKTTKDLLQIPIHHYVRVDYQALFKTIDDIGGVEIDVPMNMKYSDPYATPPLKIDLKKGRQILDGQKSMEYLRFRKGYANQDLGRINAQQEFIQAVLEKVMSPASIIRVPQYIETLFMYVDTDMSKKDMLDLAKEGLKIKPAEIQKSVVPGDAATINGISYYKIDEETLKSDLEFLMSGNYPEILDENSTEENNSDSSTNSNQALETPVVNEKDAQIIILNGSGKNGVATRASDLLKIEDFTISKTGNADKFSYDETIIYYKDNKKLANTVKKILGKGKIVQKAEKYQNIEPDVLIVIGKDF
- the yqeK gene encoding bis(5'-nucleosyl)-tetraphosphatase (symmetrical) YqeK; translation: MEDIMIELKKNVSEKRYIHILGVIDSADELAEKFSVSKERARLAAIFHDYAKGMSKKNMLEFSKANKLDFDDIEYGNKELMHGKIARHIAQNNYNVNDNDVLNAIEFHTTGRKKMSELEKLICLADYIEKNRDYPGVDKIRNLVDIDYNLALYTAFNGTIIHLIDENKIVHTRTVEARNYLLSILNEKGVCV
- the nadD gene encoding nicotinate-nucleotide adenylyltransferase; protein product: MKNKKIGIMGGTFDPIHNGHLFIAEQVRIKYNLDKVLFIPSGQPPHKDGLNVSEAIHRYNMVNLAIASNDYFFSSLIEIDRKGNTYTIDTLKQLKTVYLDSEIYFIVGYDTIETIHTWKDYELLPEYTRFVVVSRTTQSAGNLINLTEDFLDKVDFFETPVIDISSTEIRQNIYNNKSITYMVDNQVERYIYKHNLYRAR
- the yhbY gene encoding ribosome assembly RNA-binding protein YhbY; translated protein: MLKGKQRAYLKSLANNLEVMSHIGKEGITDSVKASIEEALEKREILKIRILENSGLDTKDTANTLAQEINAEFVQAIGFTFTLYKKSKNNPKIKLPK
- the obgE gene encoding GTPase ObgE; translated protein: MFVDKAKLYIKAGNGGNGAVAFRREIYVPAGGPAGGDGGKGGNVIIIADSNLRTLMDYRYKSKYVAEPGEDGKGSNMFGKHGEDLYLRVPVGTIIKDEETGLVMADLKNDGDEFIAAKGGYGGKGNTHFKTSVRQAPGFAKAGKDGEEKNIILELRLIADVGLIGFPNVGKSTFLSIISKAKPKIANYHFTTLTPNLGVTKLKNGDSFVVADIPGIIEGANEGIGLGHDFLRHIERTKVLVHIVDISGIEGRDPLDDFEKINTELKKYNEKLSSRPQIVVANKMDILDDIDIYNNFKAELENRGYKVYSMSAATLSGVDEILNTISQMLKDAEEVDLFDEEDIYDETKVISQNIDEIKVYKENDIFIVEGNRLEKLLYSVDFEDMESIRYFQSIMEKTGVFDKLRSIGVQDGDTVRIYDLEFEYYE
- the rpmA gene encoding 50S ribosomal protein L27, yielding MFKMDLQLFASKKGVGSSKNGRDSVSKRLGVKRYDGQEVSAGSILVRQRGTKVHPGNNVGKGGDDTLFALVDGVVKFERKDKKRKQVSIYPAVAE
- a CDS encoding ribosomal-processing cysteine protease Prp is translated as MVKIVLKFKKNDINGVEISGHANSSEYGQDIVCASISGITQTILLGLIDILDGNIEYKIESGYLYFKLPDDLEPSMLEKVQVLTNTLRLGLDNIKENYSDYIYIRKEEV